TGTTCCTTTAACTCAAAGAAAAACACCTCACGGACACCACAtcctaaacataaaaattaaatttaacatttactaTTGGCTAGCTACCATAAATTGTcatgtttttctaaaaatacaaaagaagGTGTTTAGTGAACTACACACCTATTTTTGCATGTAATctcatttcttttttttgaaacCATACAGACAGCAGCACAGCAGGCATTCATGGGCAATATAGAGCACGGGTTCAATGCATGTCGTGCTGCACATGAAGGCTTCAACAACAAAGCAAATCTTCCACCACTTGGTTCAGACGCTGTAAGTTCAATATTTcttggaaataaataaagttcttattgtcctaattttttttttatatacttatcatttttatttgaaattacaTATGAATATttcagtaaataaatatttaaaaaaaaaacagtgataAATATTCTTATCTATTTAAATTTCCTTTAATCTATGAATCAGGGATATGAAACCGGAACTCGATTGACTTTTCTTTGTTACAATGTTGAATCTGGTACTTCCCCTTATAAGTACACATTCATTCAGTCTTATTGTTTGACTTTGTGAATTGGTTTCATAAACTTTCCCACCAATCCATAAGTTTACACTGTTATCTGTGTGAGGGAATGAAGATGGTTGTATTACCACAGTCAAATAGAATCATCCAGCActttagatttttatattatcttGGTTATCTTAAGCTAACACTtgtgttgaaaaaatattaaaactgtttattcaATGAaggattatatatataatggtgcattgaaatattatatataaagttaagaTGAGAAATCATTAACTTCCAAACAGTTACATTATGATAatacattacttttttaatccAAACCTCTTAACAGTGTTGCAATTGAAAAAAGGAATCACTCAGTTTCATGTAACTGAGAAAACTTTTATGGTCTAACTAATATACTACTTCACTCTGTAGGCATCCAAACAATGGAAGTTAAACGCATTGGAAGAAAATCGACACAACATTCAATCAAACCTTGCAGCCATCGATGCAGCAACAGCCACTGTCATCACAAAAACATCTGGTTAGTTtccatttgttttgttaaaaatacaaataataattgtcagtagttatattatgttttttttattgtacttTAAAGCTCACTTCCCACTCTACTTATTATGTAacggaaaaaaatattttagacatACATTTTCACCACATTTAAAGTAACTGTTTTTAGTAGGACCTTACTAGCGTTTTATACTACTTtctaactttttatatttttattctttcagGTGATCGTGAGGGTACAAATTACACCACTGTAGGTTCTGCAATCACAACTATCTCATCCAACCTTAATGATATGACCAAATCTTTGAGGTTGATGGCAGCTTTGCTTGATGATGGCAGGGATGGGGATGGACTGATGaaggttaaaataaagaattaaataaaaatttaataaacatctTTAATGTAGTAACTACAGTTCAGTTTactccaaaaaaatattaaatgttttttaaaggaaaatttgattttatcagacaattttatttaaaatgcatgGTTGACATAACCAATGATTtaaggtaatttatttaaagttttaactaaTATCTGTGCTCATTTAGGCTGCTAGGGATCTTACTGCAGCTATCCAAGATCTTCTGAAAGCAGCTCAACCCAACAGCGAAGAACCAAGGCAGAATCTTCTCGGAGCAGCTGGAAAGATCGGAGATGCAAGTCATGATATCCTCAAATACATCGGGGAGGGAGGAGATGATGAGTTTCAGGTAATGAAGAACGTGGAACTATTTTCTTATACCGTAACGGCTGtttgaaagtttgtttaaaaataatttgtcaaAAGGTTTTTCAAAGTAATTAGATTTATGGTAAGACATACCTTTTATAAATAGTTAGAAACGGTTCTCTGACAcacctaaaataaaatggtattAAATcgtgtaagttttaaaaactggcCCAGATATTATTGCCATTTTCTGTTATCTTAGTAAAcgataaatttatttacctaAACATTTTCATGGTTGTCGGTTTTTCTTTTGGTTTGTAATTGATGATACTTGAACATCCGTACCCCCAGGACATTCTGATGAACTTGGCTAAAAAGGTAGCAAACGCAACGGCAGCACTTGTGTTGAAAGGAAAGACAGTTGCAAGTCAATCCAACGATCAGCAAGTACAAAACCAAGTGATTGCTAGCGCCACCCAATGTGCGTTATCCACTTCACAACTAGTTGCGTGCACAAAggtataacaaaaaaagaaggaacggaaactttaatattatacCATTAATGTGTATCACCACTGTTAACAGTATATTAGTTTTTGCAATATTCTAGTTTGAATTACCTTTAACCATtatattgctataatgttctgtgtaaaatattgtctacatttatactttttaatgtCATATCACACCTTTCTTTaccttgtttaattttttaccacaGGTTGTGGGTCCTACCATTAGCAACCCATCATGTAAAGAACAACTGATTGACGCCGCACGTGAGGTCTCACAGTCGGTTGAAGGATGCTTGGAATCAACACAGATTGCCACCGGGGATCCAGATTTGCTTCGGGCACTTGGAGATGCTGCATCTAATGTTACCCAAGCTCTTAATGATCTGATCAACCATATTAAAATGGTGGGTGTGTTGACAGTGTATGTTGTAGCGTGAAAATGCAGTGTATGGTTGTGGCTTATGCGAATTTATTTCATGACTTTCTGTTTTGAAGGTAGAAAATCCACTCGTTTTTCCCAAAAGgtgtattaaaaacatgtttttgctAAAAGTTCGTTTTGTTGAATCTGAAAACATAGATAAAAAGATTACTCAATTTAACATATACTTTTTCTTCCACTTTACCAGGGCTCAGAGGTCAAGGATGGTAAATATGATGACCAATGTGAGGCTATATTAAATGCAACTGACAAGTTATGCAACAGCATGGGAAATGCTGCGGTTATGGCAAAGCAGGCCAGGTTGCTGGGACAAGTGAgacattgtgtttttattgatatatttCCATTACGTAgttgttgaaataaaacaattagcAGTAACAGTAgtaacatgattttttttaattttatagaaATTGCTAAAATggaattgtaattttttacgAAATAAAGCCCTGACCTAACTTGGTCCCTTTGATCTACAGACAACCTCAGATCTTGTGAACTTGCTCAGATTGGAGGCAGAAGATGCACAAGATGATGATTGGAGGAAGTGGCTTCTCTCTACTGTGAAACTTGTTGCTGATGCAACAGCAAAGATGGTGGAAGCTGCAAAGGTAGTTGTTCTTTTACTGGTGCTAGATCAATCTGTTTGCCTTCTTCTCCTGTGGTTTAGTTTATATCATGTTTAACCATaaacagtttttgtaaaaaatgtaaaatgagCTCAATGCAAGAAGCATTTTAATTCTGTTGTACAATTTGCATGcttttttattgcattaaatgaaaaacagtaatttaaaCTAACTGTTTTCCCAGGGAACAGCAAGCAACCCGCATGACTCCCAGCAGCAACAGAAACTTAAACTTGCTGCTGAAAACCTTCGGGCAGCCACCAACGCTGCCACACAGAATGCTCTGCGCAAGAAACTTGTTCGTAGACTGGAACAAGCAGCCAGTCAAGCAGCAGTTGCTGCCACACAGACCATTGCAGCAGCCAACGCCGCAGAACCACacaacacaaataaaacaagccAAAATCAACTGCTTACACACAGCAAGGTAAGTTAGTTCttactttgtttaaagaaATGTTACAATCCTCCATATATTTTGACTTAAATTAAATCggaaaattgaaatatagaacttttttttttgtactaCCTGCGTTCATATGATCTGTATACCTATAAATTTATCAGCTTAATTTActgcttttaaataatttcaacaCTTTCTATGACAGACACTGCAGAGTGATCACATTCCCAAGTTACTGCAAGGAATACATGGAGCATATGAGGACTTGGAGAATCCAACAGTGCAACAGAATCTCATCACTGCTTCAAATGAATTTATCCCAGTAAGCATACTGATAACAGCTACGTGGTTAACCACATATTTCTGATGGGAAGTTTAAATTCCTGGATACCCAAACTAGAAAACTAACATTCAGCACAGCTTTGAGATAATACTtttcaatattaaattttaattattgcccctaatattatattcaatatttttgaaCACACTGTGCAGTAACATAAAATCCCATTAGGGATTTAAGCCTTATTGGGTATTAGTAAAACATATTCTTACAAAAAGTTTCAGAGAggttctatttttaaaatagttctAGAAGTCCCACAGTTGCACTTCCCAAACACAATTAATCTCTCTCTCACTCTAGCCTGCAACAAAAATGGTTGCATATTCAAAGGCAGTCGTGCCAACAGTAAGTGAGAAATCCACAGCTCTTCAACTGGCTAACTGCACCAAGAAACTTGCACTGGCTGTTGCTGAACTCAAAACTGCAGCTGTCAaggtaaaaagtttaattttattgttcgTTACTCTTTACAGTTTTTaccttttgtaaaataaagtgATTTTAAGAATCACTCATTTTGCTTTATGATTTTGGATTTGAAAATTGACCCAATAAGCATGTGCccaattgttgtttattaatatttttcctaATCTAAACAGGCTGGAGAGGTTTGTGGAGCAAGTGGAATTGATGCGGCTTTAGAAACAGTGACAGCACTCGACCGCCAACTGTCAGTCTACTGTGCTGATGCCAAGAATGGAGAGTTACAACCCCTCCCAGGTCAAACCATGCAATCTTGTGCACAGGAATTGGGAGCAACCTCAAAAGCTGTGGGATCTTCTATGGCTCAACTACTTACTGCTGCTGCTCAGGTTTGTGgtagtttttcttttaaggaaaaataaattgctttatttcaatattgtAGCTTTAAATTTTGGAATGCTAAGAATTTATttagaaacagtttttaacTTGCCTGTATATAACCACACAACTCTTATACAAACTCAGGGTAATGAAGACTACACAGGAATGGCTGCACGAAATACAGCAAATGCACTGCGAACATTAGTCGGAGCTGCACGAGGTGTCTCAGCCAACCTGCCTGACCTAGAATCACAACTAAACCTACTGGAGACATGTCGGGATGTGATGGATAAGTCCGTGAATCTGATGCAGGAGGCAAAGTTGGCTGTGGAGGATCCAGAAAACCCGGAGAATAGACAGCGCCTCGCTCAGGTTATTATCCCAAAAGTAGTTGTGTGGGTTTCTTTATGTGGTAATTGGAGTGGAATGCAAAGATGTGCATCATATAgggattttatatttttaaatttagtttagtcttgatttttatgtttctagtaaaatattaaagaaatgtaaataattttcaattaaCTTGCATTATGTCAATAACTACTGTCTAAAGATTGTTAAACTTCTGCTTTGTTAATTATATAACTACCACAGGTTGCCAAGGCAGTTTCCCATGCATTGAACAACTGCATTAATTGTCTTCCTGGTCAAAGAGATGTTGATGAGGCTCTTAAAAATATCGCAGAGAGCAGCAAACGTCTCCTCTCTAACCAAGtaaacaattgttaaacattttctttattcaaaaaatcttTGTGTGTCAAACTACATGttatttcttcttctttttatttgtctatACAAATTATTGGCCTTTGTAAATTTAGTATTAGACTGATTATATTTCAGCAGAaagcaaatttttttgttaccaCAGCCGATTGGTGCAATAGATGTCCCAAGTTAAAGAATATTATGTTTGTGCACATTACATAAGCAatcgttttaataattaaccaGTACTTCTCTACTATTCTTCTTAACTTTGTCTTCCTTCTTCCTTTATCCTCTACATTAGTACATGGAAGAGATCAACATGAGGAACCTGTCTTACTCTAGATTGTGTTCTGAACAGTTAAGAGGAAAGGTTGACCcttatttttcactttttctttttctagatctctttatatttcttcttcttccctAATATATGAGCTAAGAGAAACTTTAGAACTCtagaacttttttttataatgttttaacagTTCTTGTTTTCAATTTCCATCATAGTAACCCTTTCACAtcactttatatttaacagtTTCCAGTCACCAACTCAAACTTCCAAACTGCCCAAGCACAACTGAATAAGACAGCTGAGGAATTAAACATTGCAGCAAATGACTTGGTCGGTGCATCGCGCGGAACTCCATCCGAACTTGCAGCATCAAGTTGTAACTACAACGATCGCTTTACAGAATTACTGGATGCCGGAATGAACGTGGCTGGCCAGTCCCGGGTATGGGTTAAGCAAGTTCTGTTATTTAGTCTCGTAGTCACTTCATAGCATATTTTAGGAAGAGTTTAAAGTTTTCTGAGGCAGGTTTTTATGTTCATTTAATGTACAGTCCGAAATGATTCTTGTAAGTTTTGTGCGACATATGCACATATTTATATCTCAACCAGATCAACATTCTGCCCCCTAATCTTTTATCTTAACTTTAGTATTTACTCTAGGACAAAGAAGATCAGAATCATGTGGTTGGAAACTTAAAAAGTATCTCCATGGCATCCAGCAAGCTTCTTCTTGCAGCCAAAGCTCTTTCTGCAGATCCAGGAGCTCCTAATGCAAAGAACCAACTATCAGCTGCTGCCAGGTGAAGTTCACTGTTTAATAATGCTAGTATAAGTTAAGAATTATTACAAATAATAGTTTGCAAAAAAGTCAAGGGCACATTGCCAAATAAGGTTTCCTTTTTCTTATTCTGTtagtattataatattaattaagtCTTTTTCACTTTTCAGAGCGGTGACCGAAAGTATAAACAACCTGATCACACATTGCACTGAGACTGCACCTGGACAGAAAGAATGTGATAATGCTTTAAGACAACTCAAGGTAAGTGTGAATAATTCTGTTTTCAACTTAAATTTACACTTGTAAGGCAAAAAAGAACAATTTTCACAagtatgaatgtatgtaagtgtaaaatatgtttttatttgatgcattgattttaatacaaacctGTTTCTCACTCAGACTGTAAAAGAAATGCTTGAAAATCCCAACGAGCCGGTGAATGACTTTTCGTACTTCGATTGCCTTGAAAGTGTGATGGACAACTCAAAGATGCTCGGTGAATCAATGAGTGGAATCACCCAACATGCAAGAGCAAGCGAGCTTGAGAGCTTTGGAGAAGCAGTCACTGCCACACAGAAATCCCTCATTGGACTTACCGAGGCTGCAGCTCAGGTTAATGCTCAATCCACAATCGTTGTGGTAGTTTTATAATGATGAACCgcaaaactgtatttttataattaaagtatttaaatgtaattgcTTTGTCTTTATAAGAATGAAAGGCATGCAATACTGTTTAGGATCTAATCTGTagtaattttacaattttatccCTTTAAATTTTCCACAGGCAGCATACTTAGTTGGCATAGCAGATCCTAACAGTGAAGCTGGCACTCAAGGTCTGGTTGATCAGACTCAATTTGCACGAGCCAATCAAGCTATTCAGATGGCTTGTCAAAGTTTGCTTGATCCATCTAGCAACCAGCCACAGGTAAATAGTtactaaactttttaatttaataaaggatatgaaaatttaatatgaTAGTTTATAATTAACCAGTACATCAGTATGGGAATCCAATTTAGTTTAATCAAATTATCTTGATCGCCAATTACAAGCATCAAAATTcaattatcatttttaaaataagattttctctttttaaatttatacaccACAGTTGACAACATTAGCAAAATTGCgcttttgtaaaattaattaaacttttgcaCTTTTCTTTAGGTATTGTCAGCTGCCACTATTGTAGCAAAATACACCTCCGCGTTATGCAATGTGTGCAGAGTGGCATCCAACAAAACTACAAATGCTGTGGCTCGCAAACATTTTGTGCAATCTGCCAAGGAAGTTGCTCATGCTACTGCTAATCTGGTCAGGACTATTAAGGTAGGTGTGGTGGTTGCAATAAATGTTGGAAATCTATGTGTCCTGTACTATAGGAATGAACCTTAGAAATTTTGTACATATACgctatttaaaaactgtaatattttaaagatttttgcAAGCCTATACTTTataccaaaaaattaaatttacttcTCTGTGCAATGAAATGTCTAAATTCATCACATGTGgatacatttgttttgtttcgtggtatattattaatttaaagcaCAAAACATAGAAAAGTTCAAGGAAAAATGTTAGTTACTTACCTTAGGCATTGGACGGAAACTTCTCAGAAGAAAATCGCGCAAACTGCTCACAAGCAACCAAACCATTGATAGATGCAGTGGAAAGCCTTACCACTTTCGCTTCCAACCCTGAGTTTGCAAGCGTCCCTGCCAAGATCAGTGATGAGGTGATGAATATGTAACTTCCTCAGCTGTTagttctattctgtatgggtgaggtccgtgaGGACCTAGGGTTTGGGGAAAGTTTGGCcgtgggatttaggccagattcagctgttatttaaaaattctccTACTAATATATTTGTGGTATTTATACAATGACagtagtttttaataaaattgatttataaattgttgtatTATGTACAGGCACGTGAAGCACAACGTCCGATCATTGAATCCGGGAAACAAATGTTACAAAGCTCATGTGATTTGATAAAAACTGCACGAAAGTTGGCGAATAATCCTAAAGATCCTCCAACATGGCAAGTAATGGCCGGCCATTCAAGAGTGGTCTCGGATTCCATCAAAAAACTCATCGCAAATATCAGGTGAGTGGAACTTTACTATCTCTGTTGTGGTATGAATTGAAAGACTAGatacatttaactttaaattgatcaataaattgtaatataggatctttattaaatataataatataattttagaaGATACGCCATCCATTCGAAATTGTAACATGATGGTTAGGTATAAATTTGCTCGctgtttttttcagtttttagtTTAGcctaattcattcattttatgtGTAAGAAGGTAATTAAGAACCACTCATGtacattttgtaaaagttttaatgGACAAGATATACCTGTTTGGCCCGAGATAAAACATAGacctaaacttttaaattttaaaaatacattaatcaTTTATATTACCATCTTATCCACAGAGACAACGCACCAGGACAGAAGGAATGTGATGAAGCAATTGATCGAATCAATGAATCAATCCAACAATTCAACGACGCTGCATTATCTGCTATGGATCAGAGTCTTCCTGCCCGTGACGACAACTCACTCAATGGATTCCAAGCCATGGTGAGTTGGGTTGTTTTCTTTTACAATGATAAGGGAGGAGTCGGAAGTTGTGCAACATTGGGTGCAGTTTTATTAACTCCCGAATGTCTTATTTTTTGTAACGTGTTTTAGGTTGTGGACACAGTGAACCAGATCAGTCAGTGTGTTGATCCGCTTTCAAATGCTGCAAAGCAAGATGCTGCCCAACTTGGAAGACAGGTAAACAAAcctgatttaaaaatatgtagaaTATTAGGTTGTGTTAATCAATTATTGCCTGAACGTTGCTTTTATTTATCAATCAATGCAGTGTTTTCACTTTTCCATTTAAAGACtatctgtataaaaaaaagagtttaaattttatggaAACTTTTATCTTCCGTAACATAGGTGGCACAGATGGCAAGTTATTTCGAACCACTTGCTCACGCTACCATTGGAGCTGCTGCGAATTCTGTCAATCACCAGCGACAAATGGACATTCTAGATTACAGCAAGACACTTGCTGAGTCAGCACTTCAGCTCATGTTTGCTGCCAAGGAAGGTGGCGGAAATCctaaagtaagtttttaagTATCTGGAGCTTGATtccataaaaaatacattaaagaagaaaacatttcaataattttttttagttatgaGTAGTTTCCccttgaaacaaaatacaggTGTCGACTCTTTTTTATGAAATGACTGGggcattttaataatttagtactttttttcttaaaatttaaatcgcTAAAACATAGCACCCTATaaaatttactattttttatattttgttgtatttaattttagttttttaattcattttaagAGTGGCCTGAGCTGcataatcaaatttaaattctaGTTTAAAATAGATCATCGAAGACAGTAGAAGCACCTTtcttttatatagtttataatgtAAACTTATAATTTAATCTTTCTGTTTTTTCTGGTATAAATTAAGATTTATATTGGAGTAGACTAACGAATGAAGTATCTGtcacatttaaaaatgcatgtttCCATAGACTACCCAGTTcctaatttaataaatttaaatagctTTGCATTTAAAGCATGAGAACTAGAGTTAATTTAAAAGGTAGAAACTGTTTagtgatttctatgttttgaaaaatactttatttagataagtttcttttaatttcaaaattgtttCTGTTACTAAAATATCTTCACAGCACAGtacaacaaaaataagaaaacttAATCTTGGGCTTGCAGATTAGTTTTTTGGTTTCTAtttaacaaaccaaacatttCATTCATGAAAAGCCCCGACATGATACACGGTCCAGTAGCGAGATAATCTTTATTTTGACAGGACCCACAACTGCACATGCACAATAACATGAGTGGGGAGTTTGTACACCACGATCCGCACAGGATGCCGGTGTGTAACGTAGCTCACCGCAGTTCTAGCCCCACACTAACCCCTAAACTGCTTGCTGCTAACCCCAAACCAAACCCTCtacttttttcttaatttctttagtttcaaaactttacttttttctaaaactttgTGAACAACAATTTGAGCAATTTTCGGTTTGTTTTATTGGTTAAGACGAAACTTTATCATATTTCTATCTCGTAGCCGATGCAGTTACCATCTCGTGGACACAAGAAGGTTTGTTGAACAGTGTGTGTGGCGATTTATGTTTCATGTTTTCtcgatgtttttttatgttgagACTTTTGTTTGAGTGGGCAAGCTATGTTGTATAAACTCTTTGTGTGGTTTGTGGCAAATTCagttaaaaatttcaattacTTTTCTCTTTTCTACTTTCTTTATTTCTCATCTTCAGTTTGTTTCCTGGAACCCTTCAGTGAAGATTTATGTACAGTCTAAATTGAATCTTCTAATTAACTAACAATGCATGTTGTTTGACTGCAACAACTAAGGAAACTAACCAAACAATAGCAGTAGCTTGTCAGTAGACTCTTGCATTAGGAAGCACTTCAGAAGAAATTACAcatctttaattttaatcttaaTTCCCTTAATAAAATTTCTTGCCACACCAGGCGGACAACACACATGAGGCAATAGACGAGGCGTCAGCATCGATGAAGGAGGCAATTGAGGATCTTCTTAAATCGGTCCAAGAAGCTCCAGAAGCTCTTGTCTCTGGAATGGTGGATACAATTAGCTCAGCTACTGCTGTAAGTTtggaatatgtttttattttatgctttaACTTTTTGGTCAATAGACTTGTGTTTCTTGATCAGTATGTAAAGCTGCATTCAATTTCAAACGTCAACTTTTAACTCCTTAGCTTTGAATAGCAAATCTCACAGCCAGGCGGAACTGGATTTTCTCTGATTTTAATCCCAGTCCCAGGTTCTTTAGAACCTCACACATGTAGAATAAAAGTATTAAACCCATTTATCAAACCAAACCTATGTATTGGCAACTGTTGTTtaattggtaaatattttaatagaaacCTTTCTTGGATTTTGTTTAGATTCTACACAGCAATGTGCAAGCAAATGAGGATGACACATTCGCCGATTACCAAACCTCCATCATGAAACACTGCAGAGCAATAGTGGTGACCAGTAGTGACATGAGCATGGCTATGAACAATCGTCCAGAtgaactggcaacactggcaAAGAAGGTCACGGAAGAATACTCAGCGCTTGCTTCAGAAGGAGCAGCTGCTGCTTCACTTGCTGATTCCAACGAGGTTTGTGAAAAATTGTTCAATTTGATTGTACCAATGTGGATTTCTGTATTGTTTCTTTGTGTGATAAGAAAAACGGGACTGttcttaaattatttaaaaaacgatttttgtataaaagtgtAAGCTgttgtggttttaaaacttattccACCATTTTAACACACCATCTTTTTCGTTTAGGTTAGCAACCACATAAAGAAGTCTATACAAGATCTTGGAGATGCTTGCAAGGAGCTCGTTACTGCATCAGGGATGGTGCAGAGCAATCCGAGAGACATCCACGCAAAGAAAGATCTCAAGGATGCGGGGAAGAACATCAATGAGAAGGTAAATGTTAGGCATTTctttattatgtatatatcaatattgcatgtgttgttatatttatatattcttaagataaatatttattgcacTTTGAAAACAGCATTGGTTTTACTGAATCTTTAATATCAGGTATCATATGTGATGTCTTCATTACAAGAAGGTGGTCGTGGCACACAAGCTTGCATCAACGCACACACCAAGGTTCAAGGCATCATTGGTGACTTGGATACAACACTCATGTTTGTTACATCTGGTGCTCTCAACCCAGAGTCTGACAACGAGTCATTTGCTGAGCACAGGTAACACTTGTTATTCTTCTGTAACGTACAGTGGAAGGAATGTTTGTGTATTCTCTTTGTCAGTATTATGTATGTGTTATGTTTCAGAAGGTTAAGCTgccttgttttatatta
The DNA window shown above is from Ciona intestinalis chromosome 3, KH, whole genome shotgun sequence and carries:
- the LOC100176155 gene encoding talin-2 isoform X2; protein product: MVHLNLKIHIKQSSMTRTMQFDPACIVYDACRIIREKSPEAQVGQAQDYSLFLADKDPKKGVWLESRRPLEYYLLRDGDILEYKQKQRPLKVRTLDASIKTVMIDDSNTVDQLMITICTRLGIVNHEEYSLVRDTIVDEAPLQKKDTGTLLRPGTTDRKFETLKKKLHTDDELNWLSHGQTLREQGVEEFETLVLRRKYFYSDQNVDSRDPIQLNLLYVQSRDGILKGQYPVSEKDATTFAAIQCQIQLGNHDEKKHKPGYIELKDFLPKEYVKSRGIEKKIFAEHKAFESLNEIEAKVKYTKNCRALKTYGVTFFLVKEKMKGRNKLVPRLMGVTRESVMRVDEKTKDMLKVWPLTSVKRWAASPKSFTLDFGDYQDGYYSVQTTEGEQIAQLIAGYIDIILKKRQAKDNYGPDADEDAAMVEDVVSPHRAQLVAMHGGSAGSFHSGSVAMPGVIRNSSARPDSYSMGAMQPPTQVTTHQNLSFGGQPLTAAQQAFMGNIEHGFNACRAAHEGFNNKANLPPLGSDAASKQWKLNALEENRHNIQSNLAAIDAATATVITKTSGDREGTNYTTVGSAITTISSNLNDMTKSLRLMAALLDDGRDGDGLMKAARDLTAAIQDLLKAAQPNSEEPRQNLLGAAGKIGDASHDILKYIGEGGDDEFQDILMNLAKKVANATAALVLKGKTVASQSNDQQVQNQVIASATQCALSTSQLVACTKVVGPTISNPSCKEQLIDAAREVSQSVEGCLESTQIATGDPDLLRALGDAASNVTQALNDLINHIKMGSEVKDGKYDDQCEAILNATDKLCNSMGNAAVMAKQARLLGQTTSDLVNLLRLEAEDAQDDDWRKWLLSTVKLVADATAKMVEAAKGTASNPHDSQQQQKLKLAAENLRAATNAATQNALRKKLVRRLEQAASQAAVAATQTIAAANAAEPHNTNKTSQNQLLTHSKTLQSDHIPKLLQGIHGAYEDLENPTVQQNLITASNEFIPPATKMVAYSKAVVPTVSEKSTALQLANCTKKLALAVAELKTAAVKAGEVCGASGIDAALETVTALDRQLSVYCADAKNGELQPLPGQTMQSCAQELGATSKAVGSSMAQLLTAAAQGNEDYTGMAARNTANALRTLVGAARGVSANLPDLESQLNLLETCRDVMDKSVNLMQEAKLAVEDPENPENRQRLAQVAKAVSHALNNCINCLPGQRDVDEALKNIAESSKRLLSNQFPVTNSNFQTAQAQLNKTAEELNIAANDLVGASRGTPSELAASSCNYNDRFTELLDAGMNVAGQSRDKEDQNHVVGNLKSISMASSKLLLAAKALSADPGAPNAKNQLSAAARAVTESINNLITHCTETAPGQKECDNALRQLKTVKEMLENPNEPVNDFSYFDCLESVMDNSKMLGESMSGITQHARASELESFGEAVTATQKSLIGLTEAAAQAAYLVGIADPNSEAGTQGLVDQTQFARANQAIQMACQSLLDPSSNQPQVLSAATIVAKYTSALCNVCRVASNKTTNAVARKHFVQSAKEVAHATANLVRTIKALDGNFSEENRANCSQATKPLIDAVESLTTFASNPEFASVPAKISDEAREAQRPIIESGKQMLQSSCDLIKTARKLANNPKDPPTWQVMAGHSRVVSDSIKKLIANIRDNAPGQKECDEAIDRINESIQQFNDAALSAMDQSLPARDDNSLNGFQAMVVDTVNQISQCVDPLSNAAKQDAAQLGRQVAQMASYFEPLAHATIGAAANSVNHQRQMDILDYSKTLAESALQLMFAAKEGGGNPKDPQLHMHNNMSGEFVHHDPHRMPPMQLPSRGHKKADNTHEAIDEASASMKEAIEDLLKSVQEAPEALVSGMVDTISSATAILHSNVQANEDDTFADYQTSIMKHCRAIVVTSSDMSMAMNNRPDELATLAKKVTEEYSALASEGAAAASLADSNEVSNHIKKSIQDLGDACKELVTASGMVQSNPRDIHAKKDLKDAGKNINEKVSYVMSSLQEGGRGTQACINAHTKVQGIIGDLDTTLMFVTSGALNPESDNESFAEHRENILSTAKALVEDTKQLVAGAAGGQEKLAGAAQSASQTISKLADVVKSGASSLGADDPDTQVILINAVRDVASALADLINSTKDAAGKSTSDQAMFHLKASAKAMVTNVTSLLKTVKSVEDEAAKGPRAIEQTINSIKQELKSLQSVAGEERRATPEELIQVTKPITNATAKAVAAGKFCRQEDMIVCANMGRKAVFDMIHICRASAANTEDPIQQQDTLKFGSGVAEAYVNLLSNVLATSHQPSNNDLKKNLVPLSKSVATAVSNLVRSGESMKGTDWVDPNDPNVIAEQELLAAASSIEAAAKKLAQLRPRKKPKQADESLNFEEQILEAAKSIATATTALVKAASAAQKELVLQGKVGSVPAMRHDDGQWSQGLISAAQMVARATGNLCEAANQAVQGEASEEKLVTSAKQVASSTAQLLVACKVKADPNSENMKRLQTAGTAVNKATQMLVESASATFEEQNEEPEVELAGGLVSGIAQEMQAMEAILAKEKELKEAQSQLLKIRKKKYEQNQKK